A region from the Benincasa hispida cultivar B227 chromosome 8, ASM972705v1, whole genome shotgun sequence genome encodes:
- the LOC120083999 gene encoding agamous-like MADS-box protein AGL80 has translation MTRKKVKLAYITNDTARKATLKERKKSLLKKLNELTALCGIEACAIIFNPFNSQPDLWPSILGLQRVLSKFKSLPEMEQCKKMVNQETYICDRISKAVDQLKKLQRENREKVIARLMFQSLVAGATPPPDLTIIDLNDLGWLVDQKVVDVGKRMELLKVNQSMRVATMEPSWFMEMVSRGAVDEDQMGFNIGDDVIQIPRFLSVY, from the coding sequence atgACAAGGAAGAAGGTGAAACTCGCATACATCACAAATGACACAGCCCGAAAAGCCACAttgaaggaaaggaaaaagagtCTACTGAAGAAGCTGAACGAGCTCACCGCTCTATGTGGGATTGAGGCATGTGCCATAATCTTCAACCCCTTCAATTCCCAACCTGACCTATGGCCATCCATCCTGGGCCTTCAGAGGGTTCTCTCTAAGTTTAAAAGCCTACCAGAGATGGAGCAATGCAAGAAGATGGTCAACCAAGAGACCTACATCTGCGACCGCATTTCCAAGGCCGTGGACCAGCTCAAGAAGCTACAGAGGGAGAATCGTGAGAAAGTGATCGCCCGACTAATGTTTCAGAGTCTCGTCGCTGGAGCGACGCCACCGCCAGATCTCACTATCATTGATTTGAATGACCTGGGTTGGTTGGTTGATCAAAAAGTGGTTGATGTTGGCAAGAGGATGGAGTTGCTTAAGGTGAACCAATCGATGCGTGTGGCGACGATGGAGCCATCATGGTTCATGGAGATGGTGAGTCGAGGAGCTGTTGATGAAGACCAAATGGGATTCAATATTGGTGATGATGTGATTCAAATTCCTAGATTCCTCAGTGTTTATTAG